A genome region from Frankineae bacterium MT45 includes the following:
- a CDS encoding Phospholipase_D-nuclease N-terminal, with translation MIKAHQMIEASGFGTGQVFWSMLWFFLFFIWIWMLIVVFGDIFRSDDLGGWSKALWTIFIIILPYLGVFVYLIARGSKMGAHAAAEAQQRDAQFRQYVQTVTSDSGGGAAAEIARLDDLRKQGVLTDAEFQAAKAKALS, from the coding sequence GTGATCAAAGCGCACCAAATGATCGAAGCAAGTGGCTTCGGGACCGGACAGGTTTTCTGGTCCATGTTGTGGTTCTTCCTCTTCTTCATCTGGATCTGGATGCTGATCGTCGTCTTCGGCGACATCTTCCGCAGCGATGATCTCGGAGGGTGGAGCAAGGCCCTGTGGACGATCTTCATCATCATCCTTCCTTACCTCGGGGTGTTCGTGTACCTAATCGCCCGTGGTTCGAAGATGGGGGCCCACGCGGCGGCCGAGGCCCAGCAGCGTGATGCCCAGTTCCGGCAGTACGTCCAGACAGTCACCAGTGACTCCGGGGGAGGAGCGGCCGCCGAGATCGCGCGACTGGACGACCTGCGTAAGCAGGGCGTGCTCACCGACGCGGAGTTCCAGGCAGCAAAGGCGAAGGCGCTCTCCTGA
- a CDS encoding 5-amino-6-(5-phosphoribosylamino)uracil reductase → MAEVPYTLLSCGVSIDGYLDSATQPRLTLSNQADFDRVDEVRAGVDAILVGAATIRNDNCRLLVRSPARRAARVARGLASSPVKVTLTRRGDLDPAANFFSCGDGAKFVYCPGGVIDQARARLGSVATVIDAGGGPDVDLRIVCEDLFARGIRRLMVEGGGTIHTQFLTAGLADELHLVVAPIFVGDSRARRFVNDGDFRWSGQDRAELIEVRQIEDVVLLRYGLSARATDHADSPQGRVGVVPDVFSRRRVNDDPMVARER, encoded by the coding sequence ATGGCTGAGGTCCCCTACACGCTGCTCAGCTGCGGAGTCTCCATCGACGGCTACCTGGACTCGGCGACCCAGCCCCGGCTCACCCTCTCCAACCAGGCCGACTTCGACCGGGTCGACGAGGTGCGGGCCGGCGTCGACGCCATCCTCGTCGGTGCCGCCACCATCCGGAACGACAACTGCCGCCTGCTCGTCCGCTCGCCGGCCCGCCGCGCCGCGCGGGTGGCCCGCGGGCTGGCCTCGTCGCCGGTGAAGGTCACGCTGACCCGGCGGGGCGACCTCGATCCGGCCGCGAACTTCTTCAGCTGCGGCGACGGGGCGAAGTTCGTCTACTGCCCCGGCGGGGTGATCGACCAGGCCCGGGCCCGTCTGGGGTCGGTGGCGACGGTGATCGACGCCGGCGGTGGGCCGGACGTGGATCTGCGCATCGTCTGCGAGGACCTCTTCGCTCGCGGCATCCGGCGCCTGATGGTCGAGGGCGGCGGGACGATCCATACGCAGTTCCTCACCGCCGGACTGGCCGACGAGCTGCACCTGGTGGTGGCACCGATATTCGTCGGCGATTCCCGGGCCCGCCGCTTCGTCAACGACGGCGACTTCCGCTGGAGCGGACAGGATCGGGCTGAGCTCATCGAGGTCCGTCAGATCGAGGACGTCGTACTGCTGCGGTACGGGCTCTCGGCCCGCGCCACTGACCACGCGGACTCACCTCAGGGTCGTGTCGGGGTTGTACCTGATGTGTTTTCCCGGCGACGCGTGAATGATGACCCCATGGTCGCGCGCGAGCGCTAG
- a CDS encoding drug resistance transporter, EmrB/QacA subfamily: MTATSQAPQAGTAAHWGVLAAACVSALVVNANTSAVTILLPAISEDLHAPISQLQWAVTGYMLVGAAVIVTSGALGDVFGRRRIFMGGLVLFVASCVLIALSSNSAGVIIGRMIQGAAGSTILACGMSLLSVAASGAAQMKAITLWGAASAAGAALGPLLGGLLVSSTGWQGLFWIDALIAAACIPLTIFTVQESRDPNRSHSIDVYGTVLIAAILVPVVLALSEGSQWGWLSVATIGCLVISAASVVGFVVVERRVAAPLVDLQLFANRALVGATLAILIVAGVLNGLMYVLSLYFQDPDAYGMTAFEAGLATLPAAAALIVITPVITPIAVKIGTRAAVVAGFIAATVGLAVLSFAHASWTYGVLVVPLLIAAAGLGLSNGPASAASTAVVSADEVGQASGISNMARYVGGSLAVAAVGAVYSSVTANHLHGGSSPGDALATGLARACLLMAIMCAAGVALGVLAAVRHRPSSSRPVDRAAAAAAVSHTIAPPAQVPAGSATS, encoded by the coding sequence ATGACCGCAACCAGCCAGGCCCCTCAGGCCGGCACCGCAGCGCACTGGGGTGTCCTGGCCGCAGCCTGCGTGTCGGCACTCGTGGTCAACGCCAACACCTCGGCCGTCACGATCCTGCTGCCGGCCATCAGTGAGGACCTGCACGCCCCCATCTCGCAACTGCAGTGGGCGGTGACCGGCTACATGCTGGTCGGGGCCGCGGTGATCGTCACGTCCGGAGCGCTGGGTGACGTCTTCGGCCGGCGCCGCATCTTCATGGGCGGCCTGGTGCTCTTCGTCGCCTCCTGCGTGCTGATCGCGCTCTCCTCGAACTCGGCCGGGGTGATCATCGGTCGGATGATCCAGGGCGCGGCCGGATCCACGATCCTCGCCTGTGGCATGAGCCTGCTCTCGGTGGCCGCCTCCGGCGCCGCCCAGATGAAGGCGATCACGCTCTGGGGAGCGGCCTCGGCCGCCGGAGCCGCCCTCGGCCCGCTGCTCGGCGGGCTACTCGTCAGCTCGACCGGCTGGCAGGGACTCTTCTGGATCGACGCCCTGATCGCGGCCGCCTGCATCCCGCTGACGATCTTCACGGTGCAGGAGTCACGCGACCCGAATCGTTCGCACTCGATCGACGTCTACGGCACCGTGCTCATCGCCGCGATCCTGGTGCCGGTGGTGCTGGCCCTGAGCGAAGGCAGCCAGTGGGGCTGGCTCTCGGTGGCCACCATAGGCTGCCTGGTCATCTCGGCGGCCAGCGTCGTCGGCTTCGTGGTCGTCGAGCGCCGGGTGGCCGCACCGCTCGTCGACCTCCAGCTCTTCGCCAACCGGGCGCTGGTCGGGGCAACGCTGGCCATCCTCATCGTGGCTGGCGTCCTGAATGGCCTGATGTATGTCCTCAGCCTCTACTTCCAAGACCCGGACGCGTACGGAATGACCGCCTTCGAGGCTGGCCTGGCCACCCTGCCGGCCGCCGCCGCGCTGATCGTGATCACCCCGGTGATCACGCCGATCGCCGTGAAGATCGGCACCCGGGCCGCGGTCGTGGCCGGCTTCATCGCGGCCACCGTCGGCCTGGCCGTCCTCTCCTTCGCTCACGCCTCCTGGACCTACGGGGTTCTGGTCGTCCCGCTGCTCATCGCCGCGGCCGGGCTCGGGCTCTCCAACGGCCCGGCCTCGGCCGCCTCAACCGCCGTAGTGTCGGCCGACGAGGTCGGGCAGGCCTCCGGCATCTCGAATATGGCCCGCTACGTCGGTGGTTCCCTCGCGGTCGCCGCGGTGGGGGCCGTCTACTCCAGCGTGACGGCCAACCATCTCCACGGCGGCTCGAGCCCAGGAGACGCGCTGGCCACCGGCCTGGCCCGGGCCTGCCTGCTCATGGCGATCATGTGCGCCGCCGGGGTCGCGCTGGGGGTGCTGGCCGCGGTTCGCCACCGTCCATCCTCGTCCCGTCCGGTCGACCGGGCCGCCGCCGCAGCCGCGGTATCGCACACGATCGCACCGCCGGCCCAGGTGCCGGCTGGTTCAGCAACCAGTTGA
- a CDS encoding Acetylornithine deacetylase/Succinyl-diaminopimelate desuccinylase, producing MSADLREAVAGLMDRAREDLTQLVSFKSVADPKLYPQEECTRTAQWIIDAFTELGLQEVSMSPTPDGSMAVHGSAPVPDGGSEVPTVLLYCHYDVQPPLGEENWGTPVFELTEKDGRWFGRGAADCKGNIVMHLTALRALKQVYGDFRCGIKLISEGSEEQGTGGLEEFVPENTELLRADAILVCDTGNFAVGIPTLTTTLRGMTNIDITLEALDSPMHSGMFGGPAPDPVAALLTMLASMRDAEGNTTIDGLENTQRWEGVDYPVEQFRADSNVNDGVELIGSGSVADMLWARPAVTVLGIDIPPVIGSASVVQASVSARVSLRVPPGMDGKAAQDALVEHLRSRVPWNLGCTIERVALGDPFVGTLHGKGFDALKSAMEEAYGHPLATAGQGGSIPLCNVFADTFPEAEIFLMGVEEPQCLIHAPNESVDPSEIERVALAEALFLAGYAEAGR from the coding sequence ATGTCTGCCGACCTCCGGGAAGCAGTAGCCGGGTTGATGGATCGCGCGCGGGAGGACCTGACTCAACTCGTCTCGTTCAAGTCGGTGGCCGATCCGAAGCTTTATCCGCAGGAGGAGTGCACCCGCACCGCGCAGTGGATCATCGACGCCTTCACCGAGTTGGGGCTGCAGGAGGTGAGCATGTCGCCCACCCCGGACGGGAGCATGGCGGTGCACGGCAGCGCCCCGGTTCCCGACGGCGGGTCGGAGGTGCCGACGGTGCTCCTCTACTGCCACTACGACGTCCAGCCGCCGCTCGGCGAAGAGAACTGGGGCACGCCCGTCTTCGAACTTACCGAGAAGGATGGCCGCTGGTTCGGTCGCGGTGCGGCCGACTGCAAGGGCAACATCGTTATGCACCTCACCGCACTACGGGCCCTGAAGCAGGTCTACGGCGATTTCCGCTGCGGAATCAAGCTGATCAGCGAAGGTTCGGAGGAGCAGGGCACCGGCGGTCTCGAGGAGTTCGTACCGGAGAACACCGAGTTGCTCCGGGCCGACGCGATCCTGGTCTGCGACACCGGAAACTTCGCCGTCGGCATCCCGACGCTCACGACGACGCTGCGCGGGATGACCAATATCGACATCACCCTGGAGGCCCTCGACAGTCCGATGCACTCCGGGATGTTCGGCGGCCCGGCCCCCGACCCGGTGGCGGCGCTGCTCACGATGCTCGCCTCCATGCGGGATGCCGAGGGAAACACGACCATTGACGGCCTGGAGAACACCCAGCGATGGGAAGGGGTCGACTACCCGGTCGAGCAGTTTCGGGCCGACTCCAACGTCAACGACGGCGTCGAGCTCATCGGCAGCGGCTCGGTGGCCGACATGCTGTGGGCCCGGCCGGCGGTGACCGTCCTCGGCATCGACATCCCGCCGGTGATCGGATCCGCCTCCGTGGTGCAGGCCTCCGTCTCGGCCCGGGTCAGCCTGCGCGTCCCGCCGGGGATGGACGGAAAGGCGGCCCAGGACGCGCTGGTGGAGCATCTGCGTTCCCGCGTCCCATGGAACCTCGGCTGCACGATCGAGCGGGTGGCTCTCGGTGACCCGTTCGTCGGGACACTGCACGGTAAGGGTTTCGACGCGCTCAAGAGCGCGATGGAGGAGGCCTACGGCCACCCCCTGGCGACCGCCGGGCAGGGCGGTTCGATCCCGCTCTGCAACGTCTTCGCCGACACCTTCCCGGAGGCCGAGATCTTCCTGATGGGCGTTGAGGAACCGCAGTGCCTGATTCATGCGCCCAACGAGAGCGTCGACCCCTCGGAGATCGAACGGGTCGCCCTGGCCGAGGCGCTCTTCCTGGCCGGCTACGCCGAGGCGGGGCGCTGA
- a CDS encoding Serine phosphatase RsbU, regulator of sigma subunit, translating into MEEAPDPDFQRDLLSLVDASLDALDVDDLLVNLLARVRSILDADTAAVLMVAEGTDYLVARAACGLEEEVRQGVRIPIGKGFAGSIAATGRPLLLDRIDSTTVHNPILWEKGIQVMLGVPLLRGDEVVGVLHVGRLENRTFTGADTQLLEVVAARVSAAAQVRQQAIETAAARLLERSLQPAALPRIPELEFAARYVPAEGSAVGGDWYDAFLSPDGQLWLVTGDVAGHGLNAAVIMGRMKSALRSFTLVEDDPAQVLTLTDRKLQHFEAGGMVTIVCATLRPPYDEIRISSAGHLPPVLMTPGQPADLAPIAVGTPLGVRATQPRVTTRHEFPRGSELVLYTDGLVERRSEPLEEGLMRLRNAMIDAHPEAVCQHLMHHLVAGSPLQDDTALLVVRRP; encoded by the coding sequence ATGGAAGAGGCACCCGACCCGGATTTTCAGCGGGACCTCCTCTCACTGGTTGACGCCTCACTCGACGCCCTCGACGTCGATGACCTGCTGGTCAACCTGCTGGCCCGGGTGCGCAGCATCCTCGACGCGGATACCGCTGCCGTGCTGATGGTGGCCGAGGGGACGGACTACCTGGTTGCCCGGGCCGCCTGCGGCCTCGAGGAGGAGGTGCGGCAGGGAGTGCGGATACCGATCGGGAAGGGCTTCGCCGGGTCCATAGCCGCGACCGGTCGCCCGCTGCTGCTGGATCGCATCGACTCGACCACGGTGCACAACCCGATTCTCTGGGAGAAGGGCATCCAGGTCATGCTCGGCGTTCCGCTGCTGCGCGGGGACGAAGTCGTCGGGGTACTGCACGTCGGCCGACTGGAGAACCGGACCTTCACCGGGGCCGACACCCAACTGCTGGAGGTGGTGGCGGCGCGGGTCAGCGCGGCTGCGCAGGTCCGCCAGCAGGCGATCGAGACGGCGGCGGCGCGCCTGCTCGAACGGAGCCTGCAACCGGCGGCGCTGCCCCGCATCCCAGAGTTGGAGTTCGCCGCCCGTTACGTCCCGGCCGAAGGGAGCGCGGTCGGCGGTGACTGGTACGACGCCTTCCTCTCCCCAGACGGTCAGCTCTGGCTGGTCACCGGCGACGTCGCGGGCCACGGCCTCAACGCCGCCGTCATCATGGGCCGGATGAAGAGCGCGCTGCGCTCCTTCACCCTCGTCGAGGATGATCCCGCCCAGGTCCTCACCCTCACCGATCGGAAACTTCAGCATTTCGAGGCCGGCGGGATGGTGACCATCGTCTGCGCCACCCTCCGCCCGCCCTATGACGAGATCCGGATCAGTTCGGCCGGGCACCTCCCACCGGTACTGATGACCCCAGGACAGCCGGCTGACCTCGCCCCCATCGCCGTCGGGACGCCGCTGGGAGTCCGCGCGACCCAGCCTCGGGTGACCACCCGGCACGAGTTCCCGCGTGGTTCTGAACTGGTCCTCTACACCGACGGCCTCGTGGAGCGGCGCAGCGAACCCCTCGAGGAGGGGCTGATGCGGCTGCGCAACGCGATGATCGACGCACACCCCGAGGCCGTCTGCCAGCACCTGATGCATCATCTCGTCGCCGGATCGCCGCTACAGGACGACACCGCGCTGCTCGTCGTGCGCCGCCCCTGA
- a CDS encoding Phosphatidylserine/phosphatidylglycerophosphate/cardiolipin synthase — protein MTEWLLTAAERGNADTGLDRRHPDSVAWTGGNEVTPLVHGGSYFPELLRCVGQMVAGDLLLFTDWRGDPDQLLDGAGTEVSTVFAAAAARGVLVRGLVWRSHLDRFAFSEQQNRHLGEEIEAAGGECLLDMRVRPGGSHHQKFVVLRHPSRPELDVAFVGGIDLCHSRNDDHRHAGDDQSQPMAAVYGATPPWHDIQVALRGPAVGDVESVFRERWSDPAPLSRNPVNVLSERLRGDDHRAQPLPPQTPDPEPHGSARVQLLRTYPRRRPGYPFARDGERSVARGYQKVIARARSLIYVEDQYLWSSGIVRCFATALRRNPELRMIAVVPHYPDQDGRISLPPNLIGRRQALRELHAAGGDRVAVYGIENHAGTPVYVHAKVCVVDDVWACVGSDNINRRSWTHDSELSCAVVDEALDEREPRVIDGYGDGARRFARELRLRLAREHLDRSDDEDGDLIDPVQAFDAFARSASELQRWVTAPAELPRPSGRLRPYRMPQLSRRTRAWATPLYHLIYDPDGRPLELRRNDSF, from the coding sequence ATGACCGAATGGTTGCTGACCGCCGCCGAGCGAGGCAACGCGGATACCGGCCTGGACCGGCGCCACCCCGACTCGGTGGCGTGGACCGGCGGCAACGAGGTGACGCCACTGGTCCACGGGGGGAGCTACTTTCCGGAACTCCTGCGCTGCGTGGGGCAGATGGTGGCCGGCGACCTGCTCCTCTTCACCGACTGGCGCGGCGATCCGGACCAGTTGCTCGACGGCGCCGGCACCGAAGTGTCGACGGTCTTCGCGGCCGCCGCGGCCCGCGGAGTGCTGGTGCGGGGACTGGTCTGGCGCTCGCATCTGGATCGCTTCGCCTTCAGCGAGCAGCAGAATCGCCATCTCGGTGAGGAGATCGAGGCCGCGGGCGGGGAGTGCCTGCTCGATATGAGGGTGCGCCCCGGCGGCTCCCATCACCAGAAGTTCGTGGTGCTGCGACACCCGTCGCGCCCGGAACTCGACGTCGCCTTCGTGGGCGGGATCGATCTGTGTCACAGCCGAAATGACGACCACCGTCACGCCGGTGACGACCAGAGCCAGCCGATGGCCGCGGTCTATGGAGCTACCCCTCCGTGGCATGACATCCAGGTCGCGCTGCGCGGCCCGGCGGTAGGCGATGTGGAGAGTGTCTTCCGGGAGAGGTGGAGCGATCCGGCGCCTTTATCGAGGAATCCCGTCAACGTGCTGAGCGAGCGGCTGCGCGGCGACGACCATCGCGCTCAGCCGCTGCCGCCCCAGACACCCGACCCCGAGCCCCACGGGTCGGCCCGGGTACAACTGCTGCGCACCTATCCGCGGCGTCGCCCCGGCTACCCCTTCGCCCGCGACGGGGAGCGGAGCGTGGCCCGCGGCTATCAGAAGGTCATCGCCCGGGCCCGCAGCCTCATCTACGTCGAGGACCAGTACCTCTGGTCGAGCGGGATCGTCCGCTGCTTCGCCACCGCCCTGCGCCGCAACCCCGAACTCCGCATGATTGCCGTGGTTCCGCACTACCCGGACCAGGACGGCCGGATCAGCTTGCCGCCGAATCTGATCGGGCGGCGGCAGGCGCTGCGCGAACTCCACGCGGCCGGCGGCGACCGGGTGGCGGTGTACGGCATTGAGAACCACGCCGGCACCCCGGTTTATGTGCACGCGAAGGTCTGCGTGGTCGACGACGTCTGGGCCTGTGTGGGCTCCGACAACATCAATCGACGCTCCTGGACGCATGATTCCGAACTCTCCTGCGCCGTCGTCGACGAAGCTCTCGATGAACGCGAGCCACGCGTGATCGACGGCTACGGCGACGGCGCCCGGCGATTCGCCCGGGAGCTTCGCTTGCGGTTGGCCCGTGAGCACCTCGATCGGAGCGACGACGAGGATGGCGATCTCATCGACCCGGTGCAGGCGTTCGACGCCTTCGCCCGCAGCGCGTCCGAGCTGCAGCGGTGGGTGACCGCACCCGCCGAGCTGCCCCGCCCGTCCGGACGGCTCCGTCCGTACCGGATGCCACAGCTGTCGCGGCGGACCAGAGCCTGGGCCACGCCGCTGTACCACCTGATCTACGACCCGGACGGGCGCCCGCTGGAGCTGCGCCGCAACGATTCGTTCTGA
- a CDS encoding putative glutamate/gamma-aminobutyrate antiporter → MSAMDVPANDLTASKSAAKAVPIPKPNKITWLSLAFMTTASVASLRSAPTMAVYGLACVFLYVVPAIVFLLPQSLVAAELASGWSGGVFRWVTEGLSGPWGLLAVWCQFAMTIFYYPTLLGFVASTLAYVFNPDLASNGVYTGIVIITVFWLGVFMSARGGTGGIAKLASSGLIVGTLVPGAILVVLGIIYLLQGNASAAPMDSAHLFPAWTGVASLVLIVNNFLSYSGMEMNAVHVSSLRDPRKDFPKAMFFAAGLVLLIFILPALAISWVVPADQLSLTAGVMQAFSEFFAYFHITRLVPIVAIALVCASGAGMLTWLAGPSKGLVLIANKEGYLPPLFQRTNENGIPVNILVAQGGVTTVIALLYALIPSVSSAYWILSVMTTQVYLIVYLLMFVAAVRLRRTQPDVDRGYRAPMLSFLCGVGFLASAAAIVIGFVPPSQFANGNAGAYVGIILAGTVLIGLLPPWLFLKLRKPSWKVEESADAAVTS, encoded by the coding sequence ATGTCCGCAATGGATGTACCTGCCAATGATCTGACCGCGAGCAAGTCAGCGGCCAAGGCGGTGCCGATCCCCAAGCCGAACAAGATCACCTGGCTTTCGCTGGCGTTCATGACCACGGCGTCGGTGGCCAGCCTCCGCTCGGCCCCAACGATGGCCGTCTACGGGCTCGCCTGCGTCTTCCTCTACGTCGTGCCGGCGATCGTCTTCCTGCTGCCCCAGTCGCTGGTGGCGGCAGAGTTGGCATCGGGATGGTCGGGCGGGGTGTTCCGCTGGGTGACTGAGGGGCTATCCGGGCCGTGGGGACTGCTGGCCGTCTGGTGCCAGTTCGCCATGACGATCTTCTACTATCCGACGCTGCTCGGCTTTGTCGCCAGCACCCTGGCCTACGTCTTCAACCCCGATCTCGCCTCCAACGGCGTATACACCGGGATCGTGATCATCACCGTCTTCTGGCTCGGGGTCTTCATGTCAGCCCGAGGCGGCACCGGCGGGATCGCGAAGCTCGCCTCGAGCGGGCTGATCGTCGGCACGCTGGTTCCCGGCGCCATCCTCGTGGTGCTCGGCATCATCTACCTGCTGCAGGGCAACGCCTCGGCCGCGCCGATGGACTCGGCCCACCTCTTCCCGGCCTGGACGGGCGTGGCCAGCCTAGTGCTGATCGTGAACAACTTCCTCTCCTACTCCGGCATGGAGATGAACGCGGTGCACGTCTCGTCGCTGCGTGATCCCCGCAAGGACTTCCCCAAGGCGATGTTCTTCGCCGCCGGCCTGGTGCTGCTCATCTTCATCCTCCCGGCGCTGGCCATCAGCTGGGTCGTCCCGGCCGATCAGCTCAGCCTCACCGCCGGTGTCATGCAGGCCTTCTCCGAGTTCTTCGCCTACTTCCACATCACCCGGCTGGTCCCGATAGTGGCGATCGCCCTGGTCTGCGCGTCGGGCGCCGGAATGCTGACCTGGCTGGCCGGCCCGTCGAAGGGTCTGGTGCTCATCGCCAACAAGGAGGGGTACCTGCCGCCGCTATTCCAGCGGACGAACGAGAACGGCATCCCGGTGAACATCCTGGTGGCTCAGGGGGGCGTCACCACCGTCATCGCCCTGCTTTACGCGCTCATCCCGTCGGTCTCGAGCGCCTACTGGATCCTCAGCGTGATGACGACGCAGGTGTATCTCATCGTGTATCTGCTGATGTTCGTGGCCGCCGTCCGGCTGCGCCGCACCCAGCCGGACGTGGATCGCGGCTACCGCGCCCCGATGCTCAGCTTCCTCTGCGGAGTCGGCTTCCTGGCCTCGGCGGCGGCGATCGTGATCGGCTTCGTGCCACCGTCGCAGTTCGCGAACGGAAACGCCGGCGCCTATGTCGGGATCATCCTGGCCGGCACGGTGCTGATCGGGCTCCTCCCGCCGTGGCTCTTCCTGAAGCTGCGTAAACCAAGCTGGAAGGTTGAGGAATCGGCCGATGCGGCGGTGACGTCATGA
- a CDS encoding Uncharacterized membrane protein YbhN, UPF0104 family has translation MLRSWWRPVTGAVILLLLGWRIGAGPFLDGLRGLSLATLLAAVLVTAVTTICSAARWRVIAAGLGVGLTLRGAVAAYYRSQFLNSALPGGVLGDVHRGMRHGQDVENVGGGLRAVALERTAGQFVQTTLAVVVLLVLASPVRSAMPKVLLITVLAVLVAALLVRRFRLSRLRLGRAIGSDLRRGLLHRGAWPTVLATSAAVVAGHAVIFFIAARASGAEVSWTRLLPLTMLALLAMSVPLSVGGWGPREGVTAWAFAAAGLGVDQGIATATAYGVMAFVATLPGAILLVTDALRRRPVAITAAVPMPMPMPVPMPVPVHAIAGAGAGHG, from the coding sequence ATGCTGCGCAGCTGGTGGCGTCCGGTGACGGGCGCGGTGATCCTGCTTCTGCTCGGCTGGCGCATCGGCGCCGGGCCGTTCCTCGACGGGCTGCGCGGCCTGAGTCTGGCCACGCTCCTCGCGGCCGTCCTCGTCACCGCCGTGACCACCATCTGCTCAGCCGCCCGGTGGCGGGTGATCGCGGCCGGCCTCGGCGTCGGCCTCACGCTGCGTGGTGCGGTCGCGGCCTACTACCGCTCCCAATTCCTCAACAGTGCCCTCCCCGGCGGGGTACTGGGTGACGTCCACCGCGGCATGCGCCACGGCCAGGACGTCGAGAACGTCGGCGGTGGGCTGCGGGCCGTCGCGCTGGAGCGTACGGCTGGCCAGTTCGTGCAGACGACGCTGGCCGTGGTGGTGCTGCTGGTACTGGCCTCTCCGGTTCGCTCGGCGATGCCGAAGGTCCTCCTCATCACGGTGCTTGCCGTGCTGGTTGCGGCGCTTCTGGTCCGCCGATTCCGTCTCTCCCGACTCCGTCTCGGCCGGGCGATCGGCTCCGACCTGCGCCGCGGGCTGCTGCACCGCGGCGCGTGGCCCACGGTCCTGGCGACCTCGGCCGCAGTCGTCGCCGGGCACGCCGTCATCTTCTTCATCGCGGCTCGGGCCAGCGGCGCCGAAGTCTCCTGGACCCGGCTGCTTCCCCTGACAATGCTGGCCCTTCTCGCCATGTCGGTGCCGTTGAGCGTCGGCGGCTGGGGTCCACGCGAGGGCGTGACCGCGTGGGCCTTCGCCGCGGCCGGCCTTGGCGTCGACCAGGGAATCGCCACCGCCACCGCCTACGGGGTGATGGCGTTCGTGGCGACGCTCCCCGGCGCAATACTGCTGGTCACCGACGCACTGCGCCGCCGACCGGTCGCCATCACCGCAGCCGTGCCGATGCCGATGCCGATGCCGGTGCCGATGCCGGTGCCGGTCCATGCCATCGCCGGAGCCGGAGCCGGCCATGGCTGA
- a CDS encoding ABC-2 type transport system ATP-binding protein — protein sequence MAAGTLSREKLSEGDEQWAVQTQGLVKKFGSNVAVDGVDLRIPRGCAFGYLGPNGAGKTTLIRVLLGLTSADAGSMSLLGYPVPKHRDRALARVGAIVDEPRFHGHLTGRQNLRLLAAAREPEARSRIDPALERVGLNQRSGDKVSRYSMGMRQRLGVAACLIGDPQLLILDEPMNGLDPAGMHDMRDMIRSLVDEGRTVVLSSHLLDEIERTCDAVAIVDRGTVIRQGPINDLLAGTSITLQIDCSDPDRARTLLAATNLAAAVETLDDGVTATLHGDAQNDVIAEIARILVSERIDLYRLQPVHASLESWFLQVTSRLGDPK from the coding sequence GTGGCTGCAGGAACGTTGTCCCGAGAGAAGCTCTCCGAAGGCGACGAGCAGTGGGCGGTGCAGACACAGGGGTTGGTCAAGAAATTCGGCTCGAACGTCGCGGTGGACGGTGTCGACCTGCGTATCCCGCGCGGCTGCGCCTTCGGCTACCTGGGCCCGAACGGGGCCGGCAAGACCACGCTGATCCGGGTGCTGCTGGGGCTCACCTCCGCCGACGCCGGCTCGATGTCGCTGCTCGGCTACCCGGTGCCGAAACACCGCGATCGGGCTCTGGCCCGGGTCGGCGCGATTGTCGACGAGCCTCGCTTCCACGGCCACCTGACCGGGCGGCAGAACCTGCGCCTACTGGCCGCGGCCCGGGAACCGGAGGCCCGCAGCCGGATCGATCCGGCGCTGGAACGGGTCGGCCTGAACCAGCGCAGCGGTGACAAGGTGTCGAGATACTCGATGGGGATGCGGCAGCGACTCGGTGTGGCCGCCTGCCTGATCGGTGACCCCCAGCTGCTCATCCTGGACGAGCCGATGAACGGCCTCGACCCGGCCGGCATGCACGACATGCGCGACATGATCCGGTCGCTGGTCGATGAGGGGCGCACCGTCGTGCTCTCCTCGCATCTCCTCGACGAGATCGAGCGGACCTGCGACGCGGTGGCCATCGTCGATCGCGGCACCGTCATTCGGCAGGGTCCGATCAACGATCTCCTCGCCGGTACCTCGATCACCCTGCAGATCGACTGCTCCGATCCCGATCGGGCCCGGACCCTGCTGGCGGCCACGAATCTCGCCGCGGCGGTCGAGACCCTCGACGACGGAGTGACGGCGACGCTCCACGGCGACGCCCAGAACGACGTGATCGCCGAGATCGCCCGCATCCTGGTCAGCGAACGCATTGACCTGTATCGACTTCAGCCCGTCCACGCCTCGCTCGAGTCGTGGTTCCTGCAAGTGACGAGCCGGCTCGGTGATCCCAAATGA